A genomic region of Procambarus clarkii isolate CNS0578487 chromosome 30, FALCON_Pclarkii_2.0, whole genome shotgun sequence contains the following coding sequences:
- the LOC138370053 gene encoding craniofacial development protein 2-like, whose protein sequence is MTPGLSEDLLEVNDARMTAVIKNELRRLQMDIVALKEIRLPVTSSIRENYFTFFWQGKPPEEVREHGVGFAIRNRLLESIVLPTERSARIIKLQLHTAAGMVSLINAYAPTLTSSTEAKDEFHEDLGLILRDIPQQEPVFLLGDFNQELVLITALGLGAWASLDLGR, encoded by the coding sequence atgacaccgggtctctcagaagatctactggaagtgaacgacgcTCGCATGACAGCTGTGATCAAGAATGAACTacgcaggctccagatggacatagtcgccctgAAGGAGATACGTCTGCCTGTGACTAGCAGCATACGGGAGAATTactttaccttcttctggcagggcaaacctccagaagaggtaagggagcatggcgttggctttgccatcaggaacaggttgttagaGTCCATAGTACTGCCCACGGAAaggtctgcaaggatcatcaaacttcagcttcatacagcagcaggaatggtcagcctcatcaatGCCTATGCGCCAACACTGACTtcctctaccgaagcgaaggacGAGTTCCATGAGGACCTTGGCCTAattctcagagacatacctcaacaagagccagtcttcctcctgggagactttaatcaagagttggttctgatcacagctcttggcctaggagcctgggccagtttggatttgggaagatga